A genome region from Methylobacterium sp. FF17 includes the following:
- a CDS encoding PAS domain-containing protein yields the protein MENQDAWHLTDRLNTEHGKGDPFAAAVRATRMPMIITDPKQQDNPIIFANDAFLKMTGYAREEIQGKNCRFLQGPETDRNDVTRIREAIENRTDIGVDLLNYRKDGTKFWNALYISPVSNEAGELQYFFRLPARRHGS from the coding sequence GTGGAAAACCAGGACGCTTGGCATCTGACTGATCGCTTGAACACCGAGCACGGCAAAGGAGATCCCTTTGCTGCGGCTGTGCGTGCCACGCGTATGCCTATGATTATCACCGATCCCAAGCAGCAGGATAATCCCATTATCTTCGCAAATGACGCGTTTCTGAAGATGACCGGCTACGCGCGTGAGGAAATACAGGGCAAGAATTGCCGCTTTCTGCAGGGTCCGGAGACGGACCGGAATGACGTCACCCGCATCCGGGAAGCCATCGAGAACCGTACGGACATCGGTGTTGACCTTCTGAACTATCGGAAGGACGGAACCAAATTCTGGAATGCCCTCTACATCAGCCCCGTGAGCAATGAGGCTGGCGAGCTGCAATATTTTTTTCGCCTCCCAGCTCGACGTCACGGATCGTAA
- a CDS encoding sensor histidine kinase: MRLASCNIFFASQLDVTDRKQYELRIVEEKDRFEKAVSDRTADLREANDQLKSALSIKDELLHEVDHRVKNNMQIISSLISMQLRTIDDDKIKASLQTTLGRVEAMSTVHRRFYQSGDVTHFDIAAFVRDLASDLVVATGRPDIRLDIDLEPVQVPAEKAAPLALMVNELATNAIKHGLSSERGGVLSVTTRHQGDRCRITVADDGPGMIEGTTTSLTYGKRLVERLGKQLQAELRWLDAEPGLQVEITVPIAQRLRGQ, from the coding sequence ATGAGGCTGGCGAGCTGCAATATTTTTTTCGCCTCCCAGCTCGACGTCACGGATCGTAAACAATACGAGCTGCGGATCGTCGAAGAGAAAGATCGTTTCGAGAAGGCCGTCTCCGACCGCACAGCCGATCTGCGCGAGGCCAACGACCAATTGAAGAGCGCCTTGTCGATCAAGGACGAGTTGCTGCACGAGGTCGACCACCGCGTCAAAAACAACATGCAGATCATTTCGTCGCTGATTTCCATGCAGCTTCGCACGATCGACGACGACAAGATCAAGGCGTCCCTTCAGACGACTCTCGGTCGTGTCGAGGCGATGAGCACGGTTCACCGCCGCTTCTATCAGTCCGGCGACGTGACGCATTTCGATATCGCGGCGTTCGTACGTGACCTGGCCTCCGATCTGGTCGTGGCGACCGGCCGCCCCGATATTCGGCTGGACATCGATCTGGAGCCGGTGCAGGTGCCAGCCGAGAAGGCGGCCCCGTTGGCGCTGATGGTCAATGAGTTGGCAACCAACGCGATCAAACATGGGTTAAGCAGTGAGAGGGGTGGGGTGCTGTCGGTCACGACGCGGCACCAGGGCGACCGTTGCCGGATCACGGTTGCGGATGATGGACCGGGAATGATCGAAGGCACCACCACATCTCTCACGTACGGTAAGCGCTTGGTGGAACGACTGGGTAAGCAGCTGCAAGCGGAGCTTCGATGGCTCGATGCCGAGCCGGGGCTTCAAGTTGAAATCACGGTGCCGATCGCGCAACGACTGCGCGGTCAGTGA
- a CDS encoding response regulator: MKVLIVEDEAVLAMDLEFLLEEAGHEVVGWATCLKEADQLIEQGAADLALVDVHLTDGITGVTVADHIRRANDEALVVFMTANPKLIPQDFVGAVGVIAKPYTVNGLHAALRYLEQGIAMPPPKLKVPTGLTLAPDYLSRWMP, from the coding sequence TTGAAGGTTCTGATCGTCGAGGACGAAGCTGTCCTCGCGATGGACTTGGAGTTCCTGCTGGAAGAGGCGGGCCACGAGGTCGTGGGTTGGGCGACCTGCCTCAAGGAGGCGGATCAGCTGATCGAACAGGGCGCGGCCGATCTGGCTCTGGTCGACGTCCACCTGACGGATGGCATCACCGGCGTCACGGTGGCGGATCACATCCGGCGTGCGAACGACGAGGCCCTCGTGGTGTTCATGACGGCGAACCCCAAGCTGATCCCCCAGGACTTCGTCGGTGCCGTCGGTGTCATCGCGAAGCCCTATACCGTCAACGGGCTGCACGCGGCATTGCGTTACCTGGAGCAGGGCATCGCGATGCCACCCCCGAAACTGAAGGTTCCGACCGGGCTGACGCTCGCGCCGGACTACCTGTCACGCTGGATGCCGTGA
- a CDS encoding CBS domain-containing protein, producing the protein MQKVSANSLRVVDVMSRDVEFIEPLASAQDAAILMGEIEVGALPVGSADRLDGIVTDRDLLYRVVARGRDPTTVSVQEVASRPVLSCRQEDTLRAAMDLMVVNYVRRLPVVDPAGTVVGWLTLADISRHLLVEDSALQSALQALTEEVESV; encoded by the coding sequence ATGCAGAAGGTCTCAGCAAACAGTCTGCGCGTCGTCGATGTGATGTCGCGCGACGTCGAGTTCATCGAGCCGCTGGCGAGCGCACAGGACGCCGCCATCCTCATGGGGGAAATCGAGGTCGGTGCGCTGCCCGTCGGGTCCGCGGATCGCCTCGACGGGATCGTCACCGATCGTGACCTCCTCTACCGCGTCGTGGCGCGTGGACGTGACCCCACGACGGTCTCCGTCCAGGAGGTCGCCTCACGGCCCGTTCTCTCGTGCCGGCAGGAGGACACGCTGCGTGCTGCCATGGATCTCATGGTCGTCAACTACGTGCGCCGTTTGCCGGTCGTGGATCCCGCCGGAACCGTGGTGGGATGGCTGACGCTCGCCGATATCTCCCGCCACCTTCTCGTCGAGGACAGCGCGCTGCAATCGGCGCTCCAGGCCCTGACCGAGGAGGTCGAGTCTGTGTGA
- a CDS encoding SLC13 family permease, with protein MTLDQVLAFSLIGITVAAFVWDRLPYDLIALTALAAGIALGLVPADKAFSGFSDDIVIIVGSALVLSTAIARSGAVETLMRPILPHLTSAQRQVWTLVAGVLLLSMVTKNVGALAIFMPIALQLARRTGTSPSTLLMPMAFASLIGGIVTLVGTSPNVIVSKVRADLTGQPFGMFDYAPVGLCVAATGFLFLCLGWRLLPRRESGARAMDAAFNLERYTTEANLPAGHPGIGGTIAELEAASDGDVRIATVLRERFRRYPASPDFRLRANDVLLLTGEPDALERFIARTDLMLAGTLPEAEAVVMEGVVTAESGLVGRTAAQLDLERRQGVLILAVSRRGRRIEQRLSAVRFRAGDVVVMRGRTAALGPSLGALGVLPLAAREIALGRNDRSWIPAAILAVAMGLVALHVVPVTVAFFGAVVAVLLLRSMTPHEAYQAVEWPVLVLLGALIPISETVTSTGGADLIAAHLTTLVQDLPPIAAMSTILVLAMAVTPFLNNAATVLVMGPIAAKLATKLGLAPDPFLMAVALGAACDFLTPIGHQCNTLVMGPGGYRFGDYARLGLPLSLIVIAVGVPMIALVWPLRPV; from the coding sequence ATGACCCTCGATCAAGTGCTTGCCTTCAGCCTGATCGGCATCACGGTCGCGGCCTTCGTCTGGGACCGGCTGCCCTACGACCTCATCGCGCTCACTGCCCTCGCGGCGGGGATCGCGCTCGGTCTGGTGCCGGCGGACAAGGCATTCTCTGGGTTTTCGGACGACATCGTCATCATCGTCGGGTCGGCCCTCGTCCTGTCGACGGCCATCGCCCGGTCGGGCGCGGTGGAAACGCTGATGCGGCCGATCCTGCCCCATCTGACGAGCGCGCAAAGGCAGGTCTGGACCCTGGTCGCGGGCGTCCTGCTCCTGTCCATGGTCACGAAGAACGTGGGTGCCCTGGCGATCTTCATGCCGATCGCGCTGCAGCTCGCTCGCCGCACCGGCACGTCGCCCTCGACGCTCCTGATGCCGATGGCGTTCGCCTCGCTGATCGGCGGGATCGTCACGCTGGTCGGAACCTCGCCGAACGTGATCGTCTCGAAGGTCCGGGCCGACCTGACCGGACAGCCCTTCGGGATGTTCGACTATGCGCCGGTCGGGCTCTGCGTCGCCGCGACCGGCTTTCTCTTCCTGTGCCTGGGCTGGCGGCTGTTGCCGCGTCGCGAGAGCGGTGCGCGGGCCATGGACGCCGCGTTCAACCTCGAACGGTATACCACGGAGGCGAACCTGCCCGCCGGACATCCGGGGATCGGAGGCACGATCGCGGAACTCGAAGCTGCGAGCGATGGCGACGTCCGGATCGCGACGGTCCTGCGCGAGCGCTTCCGACGCTATCCGGCCAGCCCCGACTTCCGGCTTCGAGCCAACGACGTCCTGCTCCTCACGGGTGAGCCGGATGCCCTGGAGCGCTTCATCGCGCGCACGGATCTGATGCTGGCCGGAACCTTGCCGGAGGCCGAGGCCGTCGTGATGGAAGGGGTCGTCACCGCCGAGTCCGGCCTCGTCGGACGCACCGCCGCCCAACTCGACCTGGAGCGTCGTCAGGGCGTCCTCATCCTCGCCGTCAGCCGACGCGGCCGCCGCATCGAGCAGCGTCTCTCGGCTGTCCGCTTCCGGGCAGGCGACGTGGTGGTGATGCGTGGCCGTACGGCGGCCCTCGGTCCGAGCCTGGGCGCGCTCGGCGTGCTGCCGCTGGCGGCACGGGAGATCGCCCTCGGCCGCAACGACCGGAGCTGGATCCCGGCCGCGATCCTGGCGGTCGCGATGGGGCTCGTCGCCCTGCACGTGGTGCCGGTCACCGTGGCGTTCTTCGGGGCCGTCGTCGCGGTTCTCCTCCTGCGGAGCATGACCCCGCACGAAGCCTACCAGGCCGTCGAGTGGCCGGTCCTCGTTCTCCTGGGGGCGCTGATCCCGATCTCCGAAACCGTGACCAGCACCGGCGGGGCCGACCTCATCGCCGCTCATCTGACGACGCTGGTTCAGGATCTGCCGCCGATTGCGGCGATGAGCACGATCCTGGTGCTGGCGATGGCCGTGACCCCTTTCCTTAACAACGCCGCGACGGTGCTGGTGATGGGTCCGATCGCCGCCAAGCTGGCGACGAAGCTCGGGCTGGCGCCGGACCCCTTCCTCATGGCCGTCGCGCTCGGCGCGGCCTGCGATTTCCTCACGCCGATCGGTCACCAGTGCAACACCCTCGTCATGGGACCGGGGGGATATCGCTTCGGGGACTACGCGCGGCTCGGATTGCCACTCTCGCTGATCGTCATCGCCGTGGGCGTTCCGATGATCGCGCTGGTCTGGCCGCTGCGGCCGGTCTGA
- a CDS encoding Crp/Fnr family transcriptional regulator produces MSPPQQASVRNRLLGRLSHEDFALVGPYLQRVRTELRQTLITPHEPVTRLFFPEVGYASITVERAEGKIEVGLIGREGLVGASPILLDSGTTPHHEFVQCPGEMFAIDATAFTTAVDRSPTLRKLLLRYIQTKLVQARQAAYVNASHNMEARLARWILMCHDRSEGNEIPVTHEFIAMMLGVQRSGATIAVQVLEGGRLIKAKRGRITVQDRAGLIQLARGSYGATEAEYARLIEGPGQSGAPAKGQADPAAP; encoded by the coding sequence GTGTCGCCGCCGCAGCAAGCCAGCGTCCGCAATCGCCTGCTCGGACGTCTGTCTCACGAGGACTTCGCGCTCGTCGGCCCCTATCTCCAGCGGGTCCGAACCGAACTCCGCCAGACGCTGATCACACCGCATGAGCCGGTCACCCGGCTCTTCTTCCCGGAGGTCGGCTACGCCTCCATCACGGTCGAACGGGCGGAGGGCAAGATCGAAGTCGGCCTCATCGGGCGCGAGGGGCTGGTGGGCGCTTCGCCGATCCTGCTCGACAGCGGCACCACGCCCCACCATGAGTTCGTGCAGTGTCCCGGTGAGATGTTCGCGATCGACGCCACGGCCTTCACCACCGCCGTGGATCGCAGTCCGACCCTGCGCAAGTTGCTGCTGCGCTACATCCAGACCAAGCTGGTCCAGGCCCGGCAGGCGGCCTACGTGAATGCCAGCCACAACATGGAGGCCCGTCTCGCGCGCTGGATCCTGATGTGCCACGACCGTTCGGAGGGCAACGAGATCCCGGTCACCCACGAGTTCATCGCCATGATGCTCGGCGTACAGCGTTCCGGCGCGACGATCGCCGTGCAGGTGCTGGAAGGGGGCAGGCTCATCAAGGCGAAGCGGGGACGCATCACGGTGCAGGACCGGGCCGGCCTGATCCAGCTCGCGCGCGGGAGCTACGGCGCTACCGAGGCGGAATATGCCCGCCTGATCGAGGGACCCGGGCAGTCCGGCGCGCCGGCGAAGGGCCAGGCCGACCCTGCGGCCCCTTGA